AAAGCGACCTTCGTATTCCAAATATGAGAGGTATTATGATGGCCAGAAAGAAAAACTTAGGTATTCTAGAACCTGTTGATGGATTAAATGCTACTGAAGATAAAAAATTCGACAAACCAGCTGCAAAAGGTCAAGTTAAACTAGCCGATAATGTAGATCAGTTAATTGACCTCTTACATAAAGAAGCTAAAGTCATTTAACACCTCTCTTTTAAAGAATACAAATTAAAATTAAAGAAAAATGTCAGTCTTAGTATATACAGAATCAGAAAAAGGAAAGTTTAAAAAGAACGCTTTAGAAGTAGCTTCTTACGCTTCGGCAGTTGCTAAAATGATGGGCACTACTGTAACCGCGATAGCATTTAATAGCACAGAAAATGAATCTTTAGGAGAATATGGAGTATCTAAAGTACTTCATATAAAAGATGAAACTTTTAATACGTTTAATGCAGGCGATTACGCTGCAACCATTGCACAAGCGGTTAAAAGCACAGATGCTAAGCTTGTAATTTTAAGTTCAAGTACCGACACTAAATATTTAGCCCCTTTATTGGCCGCTAAACTAACCGCAGGTTACGCACCTAACGTAGTAGCAGCTCCAGAAAGCATTACTCCGTTTATGGTTAAAAGAACTGCCTTTAGTAATAAAGGATTTGCACATACTCAAATAGATACCGATGTTAAAATCGTTGGCGTTTCCAATAACGCCTTTGGAGCACACGAAAACAAAACAGCTATTACGGTCGAAGAAATTAGTGGATCTAAAGATGATAAAAAGAACGATACTAAATCTGTAGACATAGATAAAGTTGTTGGTAAAGCTACTATAGCAGATGCCGATATTGTCGTTTCTGCAGGTAGAGGATTAAAAGGTCCTGAAAATTGGGGCATGATCGAAGAACTTGCAAATGTTCTGGGTGCAGCAACCGCATGCTCGAAACCAGTTTCTGACTTGGGATGGAGACCTCATGGAGAGCATGTTGGTCAAACTGGTAAGCCAGTGGCAAGTAATCTATACATTGCTATCGGAATCTCTGGGGCTATTCAACATTTAGCAGGTGTTAGTGCATCTAAAACAAAAGTTGTTATCAATAATGACCCTGAAGCACCGTTTTTTAAGGCTGCTGATTACGGAATTGTTGGTGATGCATTTGAAGTAGTTCCTGAATTGATTGAAAAATTAAAGGATTTTAAAGCGCAAAACGGGTAATTTTTTGTTATTTTGTGCCCCCTAAAGGGCTGTTCAAATAGTTGAAGCCTCAAGTATTTGAATAGCCTTTTTTAGTTAAAGATATATGAGCTTAGTACGTTTAAAAATTAAAGGCATTTCCTATAGCCAAACACAAAATGGTGCTTACGCACTTATTTTGAACGAAGTTGAGGGAGATAGAAAATTACCAATAGTCATTGGCGCTTTCGAAGCTCAATCTATTGCAATTGCATTAGAAAAAGAAATTAAGCCCCCAAGACCGCTAACACATGACCTTTTCAAAAACTTTTCAGATAGGTTTGATATTGTTATAAAACAGGTTATAATTCACAAATTAGTGGATGGTGTTTTTTATTCAAGCATTATCTGCGAAAGAGACGGTATAGAAGAAATTATAGATGCAAGGACTAGCGATGCTATTGCACTGGCACTGCGCTTTAACGCACCTATATTCACCTATAAAACTATATTAGACAAAGCTGGTATTTTCTTAAAATTCTCATCGAAGGATAAAGAAAAAAAGGATAGTGATGATAGTATTATGGTCGATGAAATTCTACAAGAAGGTGAAACTATAGAAATAGAATCTGGCGCATCAGATGGTTATACCGAACTAACTATAGATGAACTCGAAGCAGAGTTAAAAAAAGCGGTAACGAACGAAGATTACGAAAAGGCCGCCAAATTGAGAGATGAAATCTCAAAACGCAACTAATATTAAATTATAGTTTATGAAAAAGGGCAAATGGTTGCTAATTTTCGCACTAATATTCACCACAATTACATTTGCTCAAGACGTAGACGTAACTCAAACCATACAAGACACTGCCGACACTACTTTAGTTGAAGATGTCGCTACTGCTAGTGTTATGGGTATGGAACCAAATGAAGGCTTTTCCCTTAATAGTCTTGGTAGAGGTATTCTTGGAATGGCTGTCTTATTACTTTTTGCGTTTTTATTCAGTTCTAATAGAAAAGCTATTAACTGGAAAACTGTTGGTATTGGGCTTGCATTACAGTTGGTAATTGCTATTGGCGTGCTTAAGATTCCATTTGTACAATTGGTTTTTGAACAAATTGGAAGAATCTTTGTTAGCATTTTAGAGTTTACCCGCGCAGGTAGTAAATTTCTTTTTGAAGGTCTTGTAGTAGACACGGGTACTTTCGGGTACATATTTGCTTTTCAGGTACTACCAACAATTATATTTTTCTCTGCTCTAACGTCCTTATTATACTATTTAGGATTGATACAAAAAATAGTAAAGTGGCTTGCTTGGGCACTTTCTAAAACCTTGGGTATTTCAGGACCTGAGAGTCTTTCTATTGCCGGAAATATATTTCTTGGACAAACTGAAGCTCCTTTATTAATAAAAGCTTATTTAGAAAAAATGACCAAATCAGAGATTCTATTGGTCATGATTGGCGGTATGGCAACTCTTGCGGGTGCAGTTTTAGCTGCTTATATCGGATTTTTAGGCGGTGAAGACGAAATACTTCAATTAGTTTTCGCTAAGCATTTATTAGCCGCTTCAGTAATGGCGGCTCCAGGGGCAATTGTAATATCTAAAATGTTATACCCACAAACTGAAGAGGTAAATAGCGATGTCCATGTATCTTCTGAAAAAATTGGAGCCAATGTATTGGATGCCATATCAAATGGAACTACTGAAGGTTTAAGACTCGCAGTTAATGTTGGTGCCATGCTTTTAGTTTTTGTGGCTATAATTGCAATGGTTAATGGAATTTTAGAATGGACAGGAGATTTAACACATCTTAATTCATGGATTGCGGACAACACATCCTATTCAAAATTTTCCCTTGAAGCAATTTTAGGTACAATTTTCGCCCCTTTAATGTGGCTCATAGGCGTTGCCAATGAAGATATTATGTTAATGGGACAATTACTAGGTATAAAATTAGTGGCCAGCGAATTTGTAGGTTATATTCAATTAGCAGAACTAAAAGACCTAGCCACCCTACCTCATTTACAGTATAATAAATCTGTAATCATGGCTACTTATATGCTTTGTGGTTTTGCAAACTTCGCCTCTATAGGTATACAAATAGGTGGCATAGGGTCGCTCGCTCCTGGACAAAGAAAGACTTTATCTGAATTCGGAATGAAAGCTGTTCTTGGTGGTTCTTTAGCATCATTACTTTCTGCAACTATTGCAGGTATGATTTTAGGATAAATACCCCCTAGCCCCCAAAAGGGTTACACTTATAGTTTCGTTGATAATTATTGATAACTGAGAAGTTATTCTACTGTTTTACATATCATCTTTCTTTATTTTTGAAGTAACAAAAATCATTTCTCCGCAAGATTACTACGCAAAGGACTCAAGGAGCTTTATTCTTATGAAACAATACCACGACTTACTTAATCATGTATTAATAGAAGGAAACCAAAAGGGTGACCGCACAGGAACCGGAACTAAAAGTGTTTTTGGGTATCAAATGCGTTTTGACCTAAGTGAAGGTTTCCCAATGGTGACCACTAAAAAATTACATTTAAAATCTATAGTTTACGAGCTACTTTGGTTTTTAAAAGGTGATACTAATATTAAGTATTTACAAGATAACGGTGTTCGAATTTGGAACGAATGGGCTGATGAAAACGGAGATCTTGGTCCGGTTTATGGCCATCAATGGCGTAATTGGAACGATGATGAAATTGACCAAATAAAAGAAGTTGTCCATTCTTTAAAAACGAATCCCAATAGTAGAAGAATGCTAGTATCCGCATGGAACCCTAGTGTACTACCAGACACATCCAAATCATTTTCAGAGAATGTAGCTAACAACAAAGCAGCTTTACCGCCTTGCCATGCGTTCTTTCAGTTTTATGTTGCCGATGGCAAATTATCTTGCCAATTATACCAACGTAGCGCAGATATTTTCCTAGGCGTTCCTTTTAACATAGCATCTTACGCATTATTTACCATGATGATGGCGCAAGTTTGTGGTTTTGAAGCTGGCGACTTTATTCACACTTTTGGTGATGCCCATATATACAACAACCATATGGAGCAGGTAGAACTGCAATTAAGTAGAGAACCTAGAGCATTGCCAAAAATGAAAATAAATCCTGAGGTGAAAGATATTTTTGATTTTAAGTTCGAAGATTTTTCATTAGAAGATTACAATCCGCATCCTCATATAAAGGGGAAAGTAGCTATATAGCATCAAAATCTTAATTTTTCAAGTTAAAACCTATTGTACATTTTTATTTAACTTACAATAAAAATTGTTCTCATGGTCAGTACAGATACGCTCGTAGATTTCTTTATGGAAACTAGAGAGCATACCGAGGTTATTTGCAAACCTCTAGAGATTGAAGATTATGTGGTACAACCTATCATTGACGTCTCACCTCCAAAATGGCACTTAGGTCATACTACCTGGTTTTTTGAAGAATTTATTCTTAAAACCTATGATAAATCATATCACATATTTGATACTGATTTTTCATTTATATTCAATAGCTACTACGAAACCGTTGGTAAACGTGTTGTTCGTGCCGATCGCGGCAATCTATCTAGACCATCTGTAAAAAAGGTTTATGAATATCGACATTATGTCACTAAAGCAATGAACAAACTGCTTGCTTCAAATAATGACCAAAAGCTGCTAGAGGTTCTTGAGATAGGAATCCATCACGAAAAACAACATCAAGAATTACTGCTTACCGATATTAAATATATTCTAGGGAACAACCCGCTTTTACCCAAATACTCTGATACTTTTGAAGAATTTACTATTACAAGACACCCTCAAAACTGGATAAATATTAGCGAAGGTATTTATGAAATAGGTCATAATTCTACAGAATTCTGTTTTGATAATGAATTAGGAAGACACAAAGTATATCTTAATGATTATCAAATATCAAACAATCTAATTACCAACGCCGAATATCTTGAATTCATAAAAGCAGATGGGTACAAACGTTTTGACCTTTGGCATGCAGCCGGATGGGACTGGGTTCGGCAAAACCAAGTGAAAGCTCCATTGTACTGGCATAAAATAGACGGCATTTGGCATTATTATAGTTTAAACGGTTTAACTGAAGTTGAGTTAAAGGCACCTGTAACACATGTTTCTTATTTTGAAGCATTTGCTTTTGCACAATACAAAGGTTGCCGACTACCAACGGAATTTGAGTGGGAAGTTGCACAGAAATTTTTTAATTGGGGACAACGTTGGGAATGGACAGAAAGTGCCTATCTCCCCTACCCAAACTATAAAAAAGTAGATGGTGCATTAGGCGAATACAATGGTAAGTTCATGGTCAACCAGAAAGTACTTAGGGGAAGCTCCATAGCTACACCTAGCAAACATGCCAGACATACTTATAGAAATTTTTTCCCAACAGAGTTAAAATGGCAATTTACAGGAATAAGGTTAGCCATATAATTACGATATACTGATTATGCAAGACACTAAAATAGCATCGGTTTTTACATCTGAATTTGAAAAAGAGGTTTATTTTGGCTTAACCGACTCTCCTAAACATCTCTCTTCAAAATATTTCTACGACAAAATAGGTGATCAACTTTTTCAAAAAATTATGGCAATGCCCACCTATTATCTTACCGATTGCGAGTATGAAATTCTAGAAAATAACAAAGAAGAAATTAGAGAACTGTTCATAGGTTCTGGCCCTTTTGACCTCATTGAACTTGGCGCAGGCGATGGTAAAAAAACTAAAATTCTTTTAAAGGAATTCAGTGATAAAAATATAGACTTCACCTATGTACCGATTGATATTAGTGACAATGCATTGAAACAGCTTCATAGTTCGATAAAAAAAGAATTGCCAGACGTTAACGTTCATCCTTTCCAAGGCACTTACTTTGAAGCACTTAAAGAAATAAACAACCGTAAGAATAGGAAAATAATCTTATTCTTAGGATCTAATATTGGTAATCTAGTTCATAAACAAGCTGTCGACTTTATGAACAAAATTCAAAAACTAATGCAGCCTGACGACTTGCTTTTTATGGGATTTGACCAAAAGAAAAATCCAAAGACTATTTTAGATGCCTATAACGATCAAGAAGGTGTCACTGCCGCATTCAACAAAAATGTACTTGCAAGAATAAATACAGAACTAAATGCAAATTTTGACTTGAATCAATTTTTACATTGGGAAGTGTATAATCCAGAAACAGGGACTGCAAAGAGTTATTTAGTATCAAAAATTCAACAAACCGTAAAAATTGAAAATTTAAAACTACGGGTTGACTTTAAACAATGGGAAACCATACATACAGAAATTTCACAGAAATACGATGACGAAATTATTAATTGGTTAGCCAAAGAAGCAGGTTTAGAAATGACGACCGAATACGAATCTAAAAGATTACAGTACAAAAACTGTGTATTTAAAAAGTACTAAGCTTTTTTTTAGAAATTTATTCCATAAAAAAGCCTACTATGTAAAATAGCAGGCTTTTTTATATATCAGCATTGCTGTTCTACAATTCTAAAACCGCATTTTCTGACCCTGCATATTCATTCCACTGGTAACGATCAGCCTCTACTTCATTCACATATTCACCATCAACCAAATACTTAAACTCATAAGCATTTTCCTTAGGAAGATCAAACGTACCTTTAAAGGTTCCGTTCTTTAATTTCTTTAAAGTACTAGCTTTAGGACTCCAATTATTGAAATCTCCAATTACCGCTACTTTCTTTGCGTCTTCTGCAGGTACTGTAAAAGTTACCTTACATACTGGTTTTGTTTTTAGATATTGTTTTGCAATTGCCATGATATTCTATTTTAAATTTCACTGCAAAACTACTATAATAAAACCCTGATTTACAACACTTAAGATATTTTTATCAATTTCTTAAAATATGAATAGTTTTAATATGATAATAGAATTTTATCCTACAAATTTTGACATAAATGAATCGTTATCTCTTTGTCTTTAAGATTTTTACAATACTTTCTATTTCTTCCACTGTATTATATAAATGAAAACTTAAACGCACACCATCACCTCTTTGAGCACAATAAACATCATTGTCTTTTAATTTTTGAAAAGTGGCCTCATCTGCTTTAATATTAAAAATAGTACTATGCTTTTTTCGATTTACAATTTCATGAGATAACAATCCTAGCTTCTGAAATTCGGTTTTAGCTTTCTCCGATAATTTTTGGTTATGCTCCGTTATCTTATCCATACCTATTCTTTCGAAAAAATCAAGCGAATATTTCAAACTTCCAAAAATAAGCGATGATAAATGACCAGGTTCAAATTGTTTGGCAAACCTAATAGTATCTTTTTTATTGAAATCTCCATCCGCCGCATTAAAACCAATATTATTTATGGAAAACTCTTTTTTTACTCTATCAGAGAATAGCATAAAGCCATTGCCATACCCAGCTAGTAACCATTTATAAGCACTAGCGCCCAAAACATCAATTCCTGAGTTGTCAAAATCAAAGCTAGCACTACCACAAAACTGAGTACCATCAACCATAATAATTAAATTAGGATTTTGCTTTTTTAAATTTTTCAAAAAATCTAAATCAATTGCAAATCCGTTTAGCCACTGTACCAAGCTCAAAGCAAGTACATCTATATTTTGACTACCTATTTTTTCTTTAATTCGTTCTTCCAAATCAGCCGTCATTGAAATATAGGCTACATCAAATCCTCTTTTCTCAAAACTCCAATTAAGAGAAGGGTAGTCATTCTCTAGAAGTAACACCTTTTTCTTTGTATTTAATCCTTCAAGCAGAATATTAAGTCCCGTAGAAAAATTACTGATCAATGCTACATTTTCCCGTTTACAATTAAAAAACTTACCCGCTGTAGAACGTGTGTCTGAGATTACTTTTAAGGATTGCTCTCGCATATCGCTACCATCTAACAAAAAGTCTAAATCGTGCTCTTGCCGCCAGTCTATCAAAGAATCGTATAACAACCCATACACTGCGGTGTTCGCATAAATACCTTTACGTAAAACTGGGAATTCTTTTCTAATTTTTTCCATTGTTATTGGGTAAACTACATTTGCTGTATCTTTATACCAAAGATAGGAAGAGAATGTTTTCTAGAAATAAAAATACCTCCAAATTAGACTTAGAGCAACATGAGCTATTAGAGAACGCGCAAAAAAGAATTAAGCAAAAGAAACGTCTTTATACACATTTTGTCGTCTTTTTAGTTGGCAGTGTTTTCTTAATATTAATCAATAAAATATTAAAATACGGTCAAGAATATAATTGGTTCGTATGGGCAATTACCTTTTGGGGTTTTCTGTTTGTTCTTCATATTTTCAATGTTTTTATCACCAATAAATTCATGGGTAATGACTGGGAACGTTCTCAACGAGAGAAATTAGTAGCTAAGCAAAAGAAACGCATTGCTGAAATGGAAAAAGAAATTGAACAGGATATAAAGCTACCTACATCAATAGAGCCTGAACCTAAAAAAAGACTGTTTTGAAAACACTTATAATGATTGCTGCCGCGGCAGAAAACAATGCTTTAGGAAAAGACAACGATTTGCTTTGGCATTTGCCAGATGATTTTAAAAGATTTAAGAAATTAACGTCTGGACATAAAATAATAATGGGTAGAAAAACATATGAAAGTTTCCCAAAGCCATTACCGAACAGAACTCACATTATCATTACCAGAGACAAAAACTACACTGTAAATCATGATGAATGCATAGTTGTACATTCTATTGATGAGTCTATAGCTTTAGTTGACAATGAAATTGCATTTATTATCGGCGGTGGAGAAATCTACAAATTGGCCGAAAGAAAATCGGACAAAATTGAACTTACCAGAGTGCATGGAACTTTTGAAGATGCCGATACTTTTTTCCCGGAAATAGATGAGAATTATTGGATGCTAACCAAACAAGAATTTCACCCAACTGACGATAAACATAAATTATCTTTCACCTATCTAACCTACGAAAAAAAAGAAACCGTTCTTAAAAATCTTTAAGTGAAACGGTGTTATTGGCCGTTACGTTTTTTAAAATAGCCTCCAGAATTTTTTTATCTCCATTTGTGTAAAATTGATGTATTCCCTGTTCGGGTGACATATTTAATAAATTATTTTTATCCAATACCATTTTTGTTTGCCTAGCCACCGCTTGGCCAGAGTCGATAATCATTACATTAGAAGGCAACATCTTTTTTAATATTGGAATTAAATATGGGTAATGAGTACACCCTAACACCAAATAATCCATTCCTTTATCAAGCATAGGCATAATATAACTTTCTAGAAGTTGATACAATTCTGCACTTTCGAGATTACCAGATTCTATCAACTCAACCAAGCCGGTGCCACTTTGCTCCAAAACAGTTATTCCGGCAGCATGATTTTTTGTTGTACTATGAAACAGACTACTTGATAAGGTTCCTTTGGTTGCCAATACCCCTACAATTTTTGACTTAGAGTTAATAGCTGCCGGTTTTAATGCAGGCTCTATACCAATAAATGGAACCTCATAACTAGTTCTTAAAAAATCGATGGCATTGGTTGTAGCCGTATTACAGGCAACAACAATAATTTTACATCCTTGGGACAATAAGAACTCAGTATTTTTTACACTAAACTTAACAATCTGCTCTTTTGGTTTTTCGCCATAAGGCGCATTTTTGCTATCAGCCAAATAAATACAATTTTCATTAGGTAACAGTTCTTCAATTTCACCCCAAATAGAAGAGCCTCCAATTCCAGAATCAAAAATCCCTATTGGCCGTTTATCCATCCTATTTTAAAACTTCGGAAATAGGCTTACCCGTTGTTCCATTTGGAAATGAGATTCCTAATAATACTGAAATCGTCGGTGCAATATCTGGGATTTCAGTACGGTTTACCGTAGCTCCCGGCTTAATGCCCTTACCATAAAACAATAATGGTGAATGTGTATCATAAATTTGAGGGGAACCATGAGTCGAACCCGTTGTAGAATATGAAGCAAATCCAGGTTTTAAAACAACCAAAATATCGCCAGAACGTTTTTGATTATATCCATTTTGCAAAATATGTGGAATGCCAGAAGTATAATTATTACTCCACATTTGATTTGCGGTGTATACTCTTTCAATAGCGGCATAACCTAAAACTTCCTGAGCTATTTCAACCTGTACTTCTGCCAAGCTAAGATCTAGATTCTTTACAATTTTATGGTCTAAGAATATTTGATTGTTCGAATAATTTTTCATGATATCTTCCGTCCCGTACTTATATTGTAAAAATTCAGCCAATCTCTTTTTATTAGACGCATTGTCTACATAACCTGATGGTATTTTTTCACTCTTTAAATAAGTAGGAACTTCAATTGCCGCATGATCCGCAGTTAAGAACAAAGTATACTCGCCTTCACCCACCTGCTTATCCAATGCTTTGAACAATCTTTCCAAATCTGCATCTAATCTCAAGTATGTATCTTGAACCTCTTTAGAATTTACCCCGTACATATGACCAACATAATCTGTACTTGAAAAACTTACCGCTAAAAAATCGGTTATTTCATCTTTTCCTAAATTCTCTTGCTTCAACGCTTCTATAGCAAAATCCGCAGTCAATGAGTTTCCAAATGGTGTCGCTTTAATAATATCAAAATCTTTGGTTTTATCTAAAAGTGCCGGAGAATTATGGGGAAAAGATGTTGTTAACTCTCCTTCAAATTTACCTTCAAACAAATTGTTATCCGTTCCACTCTCTTTATACTCCTTAATATCTTTTAATGTATTCCATTCTCTTTTATAAGCTTGTGCTTTACCAGACAAATTGAAATCATTAACCCATTTTGGTAGTTCATTCATGTAATATGAACTTGTTATCCATTTCGCTTCATCTGCACCATGAAACCAATATGCTGCATTAGCGGTATGCCCACCAGGCAAAACTGCACCTCTATCCTTTAAAGCTATGGCAATAGTTTTTCCTTGCATTTGGTTACTTAAACGCACCTCATCTGTTATAGTAGTAACGTTCATACGGTGGGGCGACATTTGTCCGGCATCTGCAGTAGTGCCTACTGAGGTATACGAATCATCACCAGCGCAATATACACTTGCATCAATTTCCTTATCGTACCAATTATTACCTATAATACCATGTATTGCAGGCGTAGTACCGGTGTAGACAGAAGCATGTCCCGGCCCTGTACTGGTAGGAGCGTAATTAAAATGATTATTTTTACAATTAAAGCCTTGTTCTATCAACCTTTTAAATCCGTCATTTCCATAATGGTCATAAAAACGGGTAATATAATCATAACGCATTTGATCTACGATAATACCCACTACCAATTTAGGTTTCGTTTTTAAGTACTCTTCGCTAACGTTCTCTTTATTCTTCTTTTTTTGCGCGTTTACATTAGCCACAGCCA
The genomic region above belongs to Maribacter hydrothermalis and contains:
- a CDS encoding electron transfer flavoprotein subunit alpha/FixB family protein, with amino-acid sequence MSVLVYTESEKGKFKKNALEVASYASAVAKMMGTTVTAIAFNSTENESLGEYGVSKVLHIKDETFNTFNAGDYAATIAQAVKSTDAKLVILSSSTDTKYLAPLLAAKLTAGYAPNVVAAPESITPFMVKRTAFSNKGFAHTQIDTDVKIVGVSNNAFGAHENKTAITVEEISGSKDDKKNDTKSVDIDKVVGKATIADADIVVSAGRGLKGPENWGMIEELANVLGAATACSKPVSDLGWRPHGEHVGQTGKPVASNLYIAIGISGAIQHLAGVSASKTKVVINNDPEAPFFKAADYGIVGDAFEVVPELIEKLKDFKAQNG
- a CDS encoding bifunctional nuclease family protein, coding for MSLVRLKIKGISYSQTQNGAYALILNEVEGDRKLPIVIGAFEAQSIAIALEKEIKPPRPLTHDLFKNFSDRFDIVIKQVIIHKLVDGVFYSSIICERDGIEEIIDARTSDAIALALRFNAPIFTYKTILDKAGIFLKFSSKDKEKKDSDDSIMVDEILQEGETIEIESGASDGYTELTIDELEAELKKAVTNEDYEKAAKLRDEISKRN
- a CDS encoding NupC/NupG family nucleoside CNT transporter; its protein translation is MKKGKWLLIFALIFTTITFAQDVDVTQTIQDTADTTLVEDVATASVMGMEPNEGFSLNSLGRGILGMAVLLLFAFLFSSNRKAINWKTVGIGLALQLVIAIGVLKIPFVQLVFEQIGRIFVSILEFTRAGSKFLFEGLVVDTGTFGYIFAFQVLPTIIFFSALTSLLYYLGLIQKIVKWLAWALSKTLGISGPESLSIAGNIFLGQTEAPLLIKAYLEKMTKSEILLVMIGGMATLAGAVLAAYIGFLGGEDEILQLVFAKHLLAASVMAAPGAIVISKMLYPQTEEVNSDVHVSSEKIGANVLDAISNGTTEGLRLAVNVGAMLLVFVAIIAMVNGILEWTGDLTHLNSWIADNTSYSKFSLEAILGTIFAPLMWLIGVANEDIMLMGQLLGIKLVASEFVGYIQLAELKDLATLPHLQYNKSVIMATYMLCGFANFASIGIQIGGIGSLAPGQRKTLSEFGMKAVLGGSLASLLSATIAGMILG
- a CDS encoding thymidylate synthase encodes the protein MKQYHDLLNHVLIEGNQKGDRTGTGTKSVFGYQMRFDLSEGFPMVTTKKLHLKSIVYELLWFLKGDTNIKYLQDNGVRIWNEWADENGDLGPVYGHQWRNWNDDEIDQIKEVVHSLKTNPNSRRMLVSAWNPSVLPDTSKSFSENVANNKAALPPCHAFFQFYVADGKLSCQLYQRSADIFLGVPFNIASYALFTMMMAQVCGFEAGDFIHTFGDAHIYNNHMEQVELQLSREPRALPKMKINPEVKDIFDFKFEDFSLEDYNPHPHIKGKVAI
- the egtB gene encoding ergothioneine biosynthesis protein EgtB; the protein is MVSTDTLVDFFMETREHTEVICKPLEIEDYVVQPIIDVSPPKWHLGHTTWFFEEFILKTYDKSYHIFDTDFSFIFNSYYETVGKRVVRADRGNLSRPSVKKVYEYRHYVTKAMNKLLASNNDQKLLEVLEIGIHHEKQHQELLLTDIKYILGNNPLLPKYSDTFEEFTITRHPQNWINISEGIYEIGHNSTEFCFDNELGRHKVYLNDYQISNNLITNAEYLEFIKADGYKRFDLWHAAGWDWVRQNQVKAPLYWHKIDGIWHYYSLNGLTEVELKAPVTHVSYFEAFAFAQYKGCRLPTEFEWEVAQKFFNWGQRWEWTESAYLPYPNYKKVDGALGEYNGKFMVNQKVLRGSSIATPSKHARHTYRNFFPTELKWQFTGIRLAI
- the egtD gene encoding L-histidine N(alpha)-methyltransferase — its product is MQDTKIASVFTSEFEKEVYFGLTDSPKHLSSKYFYDKIGDQLFQKIMAMPTYYLTDCEYEILENNKEEIRELFIGSGPFDLIELGAGDGKKTKILLKEFSDKNIDFTYVPIDISDNALKQLHSSIKKELPDVNVHPFQGTYFEALKEINNRKNRKIILFLGSNIGNLVHKQAVDFMNKIQKLMQPDDLLFMGFDQKKNPKTILDAYNDQEGVTAAFNKNVLARINTELNANFDLNQFLHWEVYNPETGTAKSYLVSKIQQTVKIENLKLRVDFKQWETIHTEISQKYDDEIINWLAKEAGLEMTTEYESKRLQYKNCVFKKY
- a CDS encoding isoamylase early set domain-containing protein; protein product: MAIAKQYLKTKPVCKVTFTVPAEDAKKVAVIGDFNNWSPKASTLKKLKNGTFKGTFDLPKENAYEFKYLVDGEYVNEVEADRYQWNEYAGSENAVLEL
- a CDS encoding aminotransferase class V-fold PLP-dependent enzyme, encoding MEKIRKEFPVLRKGIYANTAVYGLLYDSLIDWRQEHDLDFLLDGSDMREQSLKVISDTRSTAGKFFNCKRENVALISNFSTGLNILLEGLNTKKKVLLLENDYPSLNWSFEKRGFDVAYISMTADLEERIKEKIGSQNIDVLALSLVQWLNGFAIDLDFLKNLKKQNPNLIIMVDGTQFCGSASFDFDNSGIDVLGASAYKWLLAGYGNGFMLFSDRVKKEFSINNIGFNAADGDFNKKDTIRFAKQFEPGHLSSLIFGSLKYSLDFFERIGMDKITEHNQKLSEKAKTEFQKLGLLSHEIVNRKKHSTIFNIKADEATFQKLKDNDVYCAQRGDGVRLSFHLYNTVEEIESIVKILKTKR
- a CDS encoding 2TM domain-containing protein — translated: MFSRNKNTSKLDLEQHELLENAQKRIKQKKRLYTHFVVFLVGSVFLILINKILKYGQEYNWFVWAITFWGFLFVLHIFNVFITNKFMGNDWERSQREKLVAKQKKRIAEMEKEIEQDIKLPTSIEPEPKKRLF
- a CDS encoding dihydrofolate reductase, which gives rise to MIAAAAENNALGKDNDLLWHLPDDFKRFKKLTSGHKIIMGRKTYESFPKPLPNRTHIIITRDKNYTVNHDECIVVHSIDESIALVDNEIAFIIGGGEIYKLAERKSDKIELTRVHGTFEDADTFFPEIDENYWMLTKQEFHPTDDKHKLSFTYLTYEKKETVLKNL
- the murI gene encoding glutamate racemase, yielding MDKRPIGIFDSGIGGSSIWGEIEELLPNENCIYLADSKNAPYGEKPKEQIVKFSVKNTEFLLSQGCKIIVVACNTATTNAIDFLRTSYEVPFIGIEPALKPAAINSKSKIVGVLATKGTLSSSLFHSTTKNHAAGITVLEQSGTGLVELIESGNLESAELYQLLESYIMPMLDKGMDYLVLGCTHYPYLIPILKKMLPSNVMIIDSGQAVARQTKMVLDKNNLLNMSPEQGIHQFYTNGDKKILEAILKNVTANNTVSLKDF
- the pafA gene encoding alkaline phosphatase PafA; the protein is MRKNLIVALFIGVFLAVANVNAQKKKNKENVSEEYLKTKPKLVVGIIVDQMRYDYITRFYDHYGNDGFKRLIEQGFNCKNNHFNYAPTSTGPGHASVYTGTTPAIHGIIGNNWYDKEIDASVYCAGDDSYTSVGTTADAGQMSPHRMNVTTITDEVRLSNQMQGKTIAIALKDRGAVLPGGHTANAAYWFHGADEAKWITSSYYMNELPKWVNDFNLSGKAQAYKREWNTLKDIKEYKESGTDNNLFEGKFEGELTTSFPHNSPALLDKTKDFDIIKATPFGNSLTADFAIEALKQENLGKDEITDFLAVSFSSTDYVGHMYGVNSKEVQDTYLRLDADLERLFKALDKQVGEGEYTLFLTADHAAIEVPTYLKSEKIPSGYVDNASNKKRLAEFLQYKYGTEDIMKNYSNNQIFLDHKIVKNLDLSLAEVQVEIAQEVLGYAAIERVYTANQMWSNNYTSGIPHILQNGYNQKRSGDILVVLKPGFASYSTTGSTHGSPQIYDTHSPLLFYGKGIKPGATVNRTEIPDIAPTISVLLGISFPNGTTGKPISEVLK